The following are from one region of the Paenibacillus bovis genome:
- the rpoB gene encoding DNA-directed RNA polymerase subunit beta: protein MAGHLVQYGRRTRRSYARINEVLEVPNLIEIQQKSYQWFLDEGLREMFQDISPIQDFTGNLVLEFIDYSLGEPKYTVDDAKERDVTYSAPLRVKVRLINKETGEVKEQEVFMGDFPLMTETGTFIINGAERVIVSQLVRSPSVYFSTKVDKNGKTSYTATVIPNRGAWLELEMDAKDIVYVRIDRTRKIPVTVLLRALGFGSDAEILDLLGNDEYIRNTLDKDNTDSTEKALIEIYERLRPGEPPTLDNAKSLLVARFFDPKRYDLANVGRYKINKKLHIKNRLFNQRLAETLIDTNTGEIVAEAGQVVDRRLLDEIMPYLEGDLNFKTYHVAGGVLDANDIPMQTINVFSPLEDGKVVSVIANGTIDKSVKNITPADIIASISYFLNLLQGIGDTDDIDHLGNRRLRSVGELLQNQFRIGLSRMERVVRERMSIQDANVITPQALINIRPVIASIKEFFGSSQLSQFMDQTNPLGELTHKRRLSALGPGGLTRERAGFEVRDVHPSHYGRMCPIETPEGPNIGLINSLSTFARINEYGFIEAPYRRVDPNANRVTDQIDYLTADEEDNYVVAQANAVLNEDGTFAEEMVISRYNKQADNILPMPRERVDYMDVSPKQVVSVATALIPFLENDDSNRALMGSNMQRQAVPLLIPKAPLVGTGMEHKAAKDSGVCIVTKYDGIIERSTASEITLRRIENVDGKEVKGDLVKYKLHKFMRSNQGTAINQRPIVKTGDVVKKGDILADGPSTEMGEIALGRNVVVAFMTWEGYNYEDAILLSEKLVKEDVYTSIHIEEYESEARDTKLGPEEITRDIPNVGEDALKNLDERGIIRIGAEIAAGDILVGKVTPKGVTELTAEERLLHAIFGEKAREVRDTSLRVPHGTDGIVVDVKVFTRENGDELPPGVNHLVRVYIAQKRKISEGDKMAGRHGNKGVVARILPEEDMPFMPDGTPVQVVLNPLGVPSRMNIGQILEVHIGMAAMKLGIHVATPVFDGANEYDVFDTMEEAGMQRNGKTILYDGRTGDEFEREVTVGVMHMIKLAHMVDDKIHARSTGPYSLVTQQPLGGKAQFGGQRFGEMEVWALEAYGAAYTLQEILTVKSDDVVGRVKTYESIVKGENVPEPGVPESFKVLIKELQSLGMDVKILNEDENEIEMRELDDEEENTNDKLSLNLEGSEVGVD from the coding sequence TTGGCAGGACATCTTGTTCAATATGGTCGACGCACTCGGCGAAGTTATGCACGAATTAACGAAGTTCTTGAAGTACCTAACCTGATCGAAATCCAACAAAAATCTTATCAGTGGTTTTTGGATGAAGGATTGCGTGAAATGTTCCAGGATATCTCGCCAATTCAAGATTTTACAGGCAATCTGGTGCTCGAGTTCATCGACTACAGCCTTGGTGAGCCGAAATACACAGTAGACGATGCGAAAGAGCGTGACGTTACGTATTCAGCTCCGCTGCGGGTAAAAGTCCGTCTCATTAACAAGGAAACGGGTGAAGTCAAAGAGCAGGAAGTATTCATGGGTGATTTCCCGCTGATGACGGAAACCGGCACCTTTATCATTAACGGTGCAGAACGGGTTATTGTCAGCCAGTTGGTTCGCTCTCCCAGCGTCTATTTCAGCACTAAAGTCGATAAAAATGGTAAAACATCATATACTGCTACCGTTATTCCTAACCGTGGCGCATGGTTGGAACTGGAGATGGATGCAAAAGATATCGTCTATGTACGTATCGACCGCACTCGTAAGATCCCGGTAACCGTACTGCTGCGTGCACTTGGATTCGGCAGCGACGCTGAAATTCTGGACCTGCTTGGCAATGACGAATATATCCGTAATACATTAGATAAAGATAACACCGACTCTACCGAGAAAGCGCTGATCGAGATCTACGAGCGTCTTCGTCCGGGCGAGCCACCAACACTTGATAACGCCAAAAGCTTGCTCGTAGCGCGTTTCTTCGATCCAAAACGCTATGATCTTGCAAATGTAGGTCGTTACAAAATCAACAAAAAGCTTCATATCAAAAATCGTCTCTTTAACCAGCGCCTCGCTGAGACGCTGATTGATACCAATACAGGTGAGATTGTAGCAGAAGCCGGACAGGTAGTAGATCGTCGTCTCCTTGATGAGATCATGCCTTACCTTGAAGGTGACTTGAACTTCAAAACTTACCATGTAGCTGGCGGCGTACTCGATGCCAATGATATTCCGATGCAGACAATCAACGTCTTCTCTCCACTGGAAGATGGCAAAGTAGTATCGGTAATTGCCAACGGCACAATCGATAAATCCGTTAAGAACATTACACCGGCTGATATTATCGCATCGATCAGTTACTTCCTGAACCTGCTTCAGGGTATTGGCGATACGGATGATATTGACCATCTGGGTAACCGTCGTCTGCGTTCCGTAGGCGAGCTGCTGCAAAATCAGTTCCGTATTGGTCTGTCCCGTATGGAACGTGTAGTACGCGAGAGAATGTCCATTCAGGATGCTAACGTGATTACTCCACAGGCACTTATTAACATACGTCCTGTGATTGCATCCATCAAGGAGTTCTTTGGTAGCTCCCAGCTGTCCCAGTTTATGGATCAGACTAACCCGCTTGGCGAACTGACGCACAAACGTCGTCTGTCTGCCCTCGGACCCGGCGGTCTGACACGTGAGCGCGCAGGCTTTGAAGTCCGTGACGTACATCCGAGTCACTATGGCCGTATGTGTCCTATCGAGACTCCAGAGGGACCAAACATCGGTTTGATCAACTCCCTGTCCACGTTCGCACGTATCAATGAGTATGGCTTCATCGAAGCACCATACCGTCGTGTAGATCCTAACGCTAATCGGGTAACCGATCAGATTGATTACCTGACAGCGGATGAAGAAGATAACTATGTAGTCGCACAGGCGAATGCGGTCCTGAACGAAGACGGTACTTTTGCAGAGGAAATGGTAATCAGCCGTTACAACAAACAGGCTGACAATATCCTTCCTATGCCGAGAGAACGCGTTGACTATATGGACGTATCTCCAAAACAGGTTGTATCTGTTGCGACGGCATTGATTCCGTTCCTGGAAAACGATGACTCCAACCGTGCTCTGATGGGTTCCAACATGCAGCGTCAGGCGGTACCTTTGCTTATTCCGAAGGCACCACTGGTCGGTACAGGTATGGAACACAAAGCAGCCAAGGATTCCGGCGTATGTATTGTAACCAAATACGACGGTATCATCGAACGCTCTACAGCGAGCGAGATTACACTGCGCCGTATCGAAAACGTAGACGGCAAAGAAGTTAAAGGTGATCTCGTTAAGTATAAATTACACAAATTTATGAGATCTAACCAAGGTACTGCCATCAACCAGCGTCCAATTGTCAAAACAGGCGACGTTGTGAAAAAAGGCGATATCCTGGCAGATGGTCCATCCACAGAGATGGGCGAGATCGCTCTGGGACGTAACGTAGTCGTAGCATTTATGACCTGGGAAGGTTATAACTACGAGGATGCGATCCTGCTGAGCGAGAAACTCGTAAAAGAAGATGTGTACACTTCTATTCATATTGAAGAATATGAATCCGAAGCTCGTGATACGAAGCTCGGTCCGGAAGAAATCACACGCGATATTCCTAACGTGGGTGAAGATGCACTGAAAAATCTCGACGAGCGTGGTATTATCCGCATCGGTGCCGAGATTGCTGCTGGCGATATTCTTGTTGGTAAAGTAACACCTAAAGGTGTAACCGAACTGACAGCGGAAGAGCGCCTGTTGCACGCGATCTTTGGTGAAAAAGCACGTGAAGTTCGCGACACCAGCCTTCGTGTACCACACGGTACAGATGGTATTGTCGTAGACGTTAAAGTGTTCACCAGAGAAAACGGCGACGAGTTGCCACCGGGTGTAAATCATCTGGTACGTGTATACATCGCGCAAAAACGTAAAATCTCCGAAGGCGATAAAATGGCGGGACGTCACGGTAACAAAGGTGTCGTTGCACGTATTCTGCCGGAAGAAGATATGCCGTTTATGCCAGATGGTACACCGGTACAGGTAGTACTGAATCCACTGGGCGTACCTTCCCGTATGAACATCGGTCAGATTCTTGAAGTCCATATCGGTATGGCAGCGATGAAGCTTGGTATTCACGTCGCTACACCGGTCTTTGACGGAGCGAACGAGTACGATGTATTCGATACAATGGAAGAAGCTGGCATGCAACGTAACGGTAAGACAATCCTTTACGATGGAAGAACCGGTGACGAGTTCGAGCGTGAAGTTACAGTCGGCGTTATGCACATGATCAAACTGGCGCACATGGTCGATGATAAAATCCATGCTCGTTCCACAGGTCCTTACTCTCTCGTTACACAACAGCCGCTGGGTGGTAAAGCTCAGTTCGGTGGTCAGCGTTTCGGGGAGATGGAAGTATGGGCGCTTGAAGCTTATGGCGCCGCGTATACCCTGCAAGAGATCCTTACTGTCAAATCCGATGATGTCGTTGGTCGTGTGAAAACGTACGAATCCATCGTGAAAGGCGAAAACGTTCCTGAACCGGGCGTTCCTGAATCTTTCAAAGTATTGATCAAGGAGCTGCAAAGCTTGGGTATGGACGTTAAGATTCTCAATGAAGATGAAAATGAAATTGAGATGAGAGAGCTGGATGACGAGGAAGAGAACACCAATGATAAACTGAGCCTCAACCTTGAAGGTTCAGAAGTCGGCGTAGATTAA
- a CDS encoding class I SAM-dependent methyltransferase: protein MGDHYYSSQPGAAHERRIIEAELRGKAFKFISDAGVFSKTGVDYGSRVLIDALTLSEDSNVLDVGCGYGPIGLSAACLAAKGHVTMLDVNARAVQLAKENAALNHIENVTILESDLFAAVQGQKFDVVLTNPPIRAGKATVHAIFEEAAAHLKDGGSLWVVIQKKQGAPSAKAKMEELFTSVEEVTKDKGYRIFQAIK, encoded by the coding sequence ATGGGAGATCATTATTATTCCAGCCAGCCTGGTGCAGCGCATGAACGCCGTATTATTGAAGCGGAATTGCGGGGCAAGGCTTTCAAATTTATAAGTGATGCCGGAGTCTTTTCCAAAACAGGAGTAGACTATGGCAGCAGAGTGCTCATTGATGCCCTTACACTAAGTGAAGATTCCAACGTGCTGGATGTAGGCTGCGGTTATGGGCCTATTGGTCTGTCTGCTGCATGTCTGGCAGCTAAAGGACATGTAACGATGCTGGATGTTAATGCACGTGCGGTTCAACTGGCCAAAGAAAATGCCGCTCTCAATCATATTGAGAATGTAACGATTCTGGAAAGTGATTTGTTTGCAGCTGTTCAGGGACAGAAGTTCGACGTTGTGCTAACCAACCCGCCGATCCGTGCAGGCAAGGCAACTGTACATGCCATTTTTGAAGAAGCTGCAGCTCATTTGAAGGATGGAGGCTCACTATGGGTCGTTATCCAGAAAAAGCAGGGTGCTCCTTCAGCCAAAGCCAAAATGGAAGAGTTGTTCACCAGTGTGGAGGAAGTTACCAAGGATAAAGGATATCGCATCTTCCAGGCAATCAAATAA
- the rplL gene encoding 50S ribosomal protein L7/L12: MSQEQILEAIKGMTVLELNDLVKAIEEEFGVTAAAPVAAAAAGGAAAEAEQTEFDVVLTSAGASKINVIKAVREVTGLGLKEAKEVVDNAPKAIKEGVAKEEAESIKAKLEEAGASVELK, translated from the coding sequence ATGAGTCAAGAGCAAATCCTTGAAGCCATCAAAGGCATGACTGTACTGGAACTGAATGATCTGGTAAAAGCAATCGAAGAAGAATTCGGTGTAACTGCAGCAGCTCCAGTAGCAGCAGCAGCAGCAGGCGGCGCAGCTGCAGAAGCTGAGCAAACTGAGTTTGACGTAGTACTGACTTCCGCTGGTGCTTCCAAAATCAACGTAATCAAAGCTGTTCGTGAAGTAACTGGTCTGGGTCTGAAAGAAGCTAAAGAAGTAGTAGACAACGCTCCTAAAGCAATCAAAGAAGGCGTTGCTAAAGAAGAAGCTGAATCCATCAAAGCAAAACTGGAAGAAGCAGGCGCATCTGTAGAATTGAAATAA
- the rplJ gene encoding 50S ribosomal protein L10 yields the protein MANAKVIQAKQEAVEVVAAKLRESVTTVVADYRGLNVAQVTELRKQLREAGIEFQVLKNTLVRRATESADLTELNEVLSGPTAIAFSKDDAVAPAKILNDFAKTNDALELKGGVVEGRVVSAEEIKALAALPSREGLLSMLLSVLQAPVRNFALAVKAVSEKEEQSA from the coding sequence TTGGCAAACGCAAAAGTAATCCAGGCAAAACAGGAAGCGGTAGAAGTGGTTGCAGCGAAATTGCGCGAGAGCGTAACTACAGTTGTTGCTGACTATCGTGGTCTGAACGTAGCTCAAGTTACAGAACTGCGCAAGCAACTGCGTGAAGCTGGTATCGAGTTCCAAGTATTGAAAAATACACTGGTTCGTCGTGCCACTGAGTCTGCTGACCTGACTGAACTGAACGAAGTACTGAGCGGTCCTACCGCTATTGCTTTCAGTAAAGACGATGCAGTAGCACCGGCTAAAATTCTGAACGATTTCGCTAAAACGAATGACGCTCTGGAATTGAAAGGCGGCGTTGTTGAAGGACGCGTAGTAAGCGCAGAAGAAATCAAAGCACTGGCAGCTCTGCCATCCCGCGAAGGTCTCTTGTCCATGCTGCTTAGCGTACTTCAAGCTCCAGTTCGCAACTTTGCACTGGCAGTTAAAGCAGTATCCGAGAAAGAAGAGCAAAGCGCGTAA
- the rplA gene encoding 50S ribosomal protein L1 — protein MAKHGKKYLEAVKVIDSEATYEPAEAVALVKKAATAKFDETVEAAVRLGVDPRKQDQAVRGVVVLPHGTGKTQRVLVFAKGEKAKEAEAAGADFVGDQDMINKIQQGWFEFDVCVATPDMMSEVGKLGRLLGGKGLMPNPKAGTVTFDVTKAVQEIKAGKIEYRLDKAGQIHAPIGKVSFSEEQLNENLQALVEALNRAKPAAAKGIYLKNIAVSSTMGPSARVNAASYR, from the coding sequence ATGGCTAAACATGGTAAAAAATATTTGGAAGCTGTTAAAGTAATTGACAGCGAAGCAACTTACGAGCCAGCTGAAGCAGTTGCTTTGGTTAAAAAAGCAGCTACTGCAAAATTCGACGAAACTGTTGAAGCAGCAGTACGTCTGGGTGTAGACCCTCGTAAACAAGATCAGGCTGTTCGTGGCGTAGTAGTACTGCCGCACGGTACTGGTAAAACTCAACGTGTTCTCGTATTCGCAAAAGGCGAAAAAGCAAAAGAAGCGGAAGCTGCTGGTGCTGACTTCGTTGGCGATCAGGACATGATCAACAAAATCCAACAAGGATGGTTCGAATTTGATGTCTGCGTAGCTACGCCGGACATGATGAGCGAAGTTGGTAAACTGGGACGTCTGCTCGGTGGTAAAGGTCTGATGCCTAACCCTAAAGCAGGTACAGTTACATTCGACGTTACCAAAGCTGTTCAAGAAATCAAAGCTGGTAAAATCGAATACCGTCTGGACAAAGCAGGACAAATTCACGCTCCTATCGGTAAAGTATCTTTCTCTGAAGAGCAATTGAACGAGAACCTGCAAGCTTTGGTTGAAGCGCTGAACCGTGCTAAACCAGCTGCAGCAAAAGGTATCTACCTGAAAAACATTGCGGTATCTTCCACAATGGGACCAAGCGCACGCGTAAACGCAGCATCTTACAGATAA
- the rplK gene encoding 50S ribosomal protein L11 produces the protein MAKKVIKMVKLQIPAGKANPAPPVGPALGQAGVNIMAFCKEFNARTADQAGLIIPVEITVFEDRSFTFITKTPPAAVLLKVAAKIEKGSGEPNKKKVAVVKRSAVREIAEQKMPDLNAASIEAAMLMVEGTARSMGITIED, from the coding sequence ATGGCTAAAAAGGTAATCAAAATGGTAAAACTGCAAATCCCAGCTGGTAAAGCGAATCCGGCTCCTCCAGTAGGTCCGGCATTGGGTCAAGCAGGTGTCAACATCATGGCATTCTGTAAAGAGTTCAACGCTCGCACAGCAGATCAAGCAGGTTTGATCATTCCGGTTGAGATCACAGTGTTTGAAGATCGTTCTTTCACTTTCATCACAAAAACTCCACCGGCTGCAGTTCTTCTGAAAGTTGCTGCTAAGATCGAAAAAGGATCTGGCGAACCGAACAAGAAGAAAGTTGCAGTTGTTAAACGTTCCGCAGTTCGTGAAATTGCAGAACAAAAAATGCCTGACCTGAACGCAGCTTCTATCGAAGCAGCAATGCTGATGGTTGAAGGTACAGCACGTAGCATGGGTATCACAATCGAAGACTAA
- the nusG gene encoding transcription termination/antitermination protein NusG, with protein sequence MEKRWYVVHTYSGYENKVKANLEKRVESMGMEDKIFRVLVPMEEELVNKDGKKKTVMRKVYPGYVLVEMIQTDDSWYVVRNTPGVTGFVGSTGSGSKPTALLPEEVEQILKHMGMEEPKEHIDFEVKESVRIKVGPFANFVGSVEEILVDKSKLRVHVNMFGRETPLELDYTQVEKI encoded by the coding sequence ATGGAAAAAAGATGGTACGTAGTTCATACTTATTCAGGGTATGAAAACAAGGTCAAGGCCAATTTGGAAAAACGCGTTGAGTCCATGGGCATGGAAGACAAGATTTTCCGCGTTCTTGTTCCTATGGAAGAAGAACTGGTAAACAAAGACGGCAAGAAAAAAACCGTTATGCGTAAAGTTTACCCGGGATATGTTCTTGTTGAAATGATCCAGACTGATGATTCCTGGTATGTAGTACGCAACACGCCTGGTGTAACCGGCTTTGTCGGTTCGACAGGTTCAGGCTCCAAGCCGACTGCGCTGCTGCCGGAAGAAGTGGAACAGATTCTCAAACACATGGGTATGGAAGAGCCGAAGGAGCATATCGACTTCGAGGTCAAAGAATCCGTACGCATCAAAGTTGGACCGTTTGCGAATTTTGTGGGCTCCGTGGAAGAAATCTTGGTAGACAAGAGCAAGCTCAGAGTGCATGTTAACATGTTCGGACGGGAAACCCCGCTTGAGCTGGATTATACTCAAGTGGAAAAGATATAG
- the secE gene encoding preprotein translocase subunit SecE has translation MARSFKSMFSFFSESWAELKKVRWPNRKELTNYTLIVIGTILFVAVYFWVLDIGISAVIEAII, from the coding sequence GTGGCACGAAGCTTTAAGTCTATGTTTTCCTTTTTCTCCGAAAGCTGGGCTGAACTTAAAAAGGTTCGCTGGCCTAATCGTAAAGAGCTGACCAACTATACTCTTATCGTTATCGGTACGATATTGTTTGTCGCCGTTTATTTTTGGGTTCTAGACATCGGCATTTCCGCTGTGATCGAAGCGATAATTTAA
- the sigH gene encoding RNA polymerase sporulation sigma factor SigH codes for MSVDLKDIMVSPYDYQSDEDLVEAVRQGDSEALEYLITKYKNFVRAKARSYFLIGADREDIVQEGMIGLYKSIRDFKNDKMSSFKVFAELCITRQIITAIKTATRQKHIPLNSYVSLDKPIYDEDSDRTLLDVICGSQVSDPEELVINKEEFTGLEDKMSEILSDLERKVLMLYLDGRSYQEIAVDLCRHVKSIDNALQRVKRKLERYLEVRDN; via the coding sequence GTGAGTGTCGACCTCAAAGATATCATGGTGTCACCATACGATTACCAGAGCGATGAAGATCTTGTAGAAGCCGTCCGGCAAGGCGATTCCGAAGCCTTGGAGTACTTGATTACCAAGTACAAAAATTTTGTACGTGCAAAAGCCCGGTCTTATTTTCTTATCGGCGCAGATCGTGAAGATATCGTGCAGGAAGGCATGATCGGCCTGTACAAATCGATTCGTGATTTCAAAAACGACAAGATGTCTTCGTTCAAGGTGTTTGCCGAACTGTGTATTACCCGTCAGATCATTACTGCGATCAAGACGGCTACACGGCAAAAGCATATTCCGCTGAACTCGTATGTATCCCTGGACAAACCGATCTATGACGAAGATTCCGACCGTACACTGCTTGATGTCATTTGTGGCTCACAGGTATCCGATCCGGAAGAACTGGTTATCAACAAAGAGGAATTCACCGGTCTCGAGGACAAAATGTCCGAGATTCTGAGTGATCTGGAGCGTAAAGTTCTGATGCTGTATCTTGATGGACGTTCTTATCAGGAGATCGCTGTTGATCTCTGCAGACATGTCAAATCGATTGATAACGCGCTTCAGCGTGTCAAACGCAAGCTTGAGCGATACCTCGAAGTACGTGATAACTAG
- a CDS encoding NYN domain-containing protein, with translation MTDLRDVLLVDGYNMIGSWPELVELSEIGLNEARNRLLERLANYQAYSGRRVIAVFDAYRVPGLGKSYEQGKVEMYFTKEKETADEAIERFVGELSHRRRQIYVATSDLAEQHVVFGQGALRVSARELLIEVQISEREIAQRIREQREYGSRNTLDGKLNPQQRYLFEKWRRGE, from the coding sequence ATGACGGATCTGCGGGATGTTCTTCTGGTGGATGGTTACAATATGATCGGTTCCTGGCCCGAGCTGGTAGAATTATCGGAGATCGGGCTGAATGAAGCACGCAACCGTCTGCTGGAACGTCTGGCTAATTATCAGGCGTACTCGGGACGGCGAGTCATTGCCGTTTTTGATGCCTACCGGGTTCCGGGACTTGGCAAATCCTACGAACAGGGCAAGGTCGAGATGTACTTTACCAAAGAAAAGGAGACTGCCGATGAAGCGATTGAACGCTTTGTCGGTGAGTTGTCCCACCGCCGCCGCCAAATCTATGTGGCTACCAGTGATCTGGCTGAGCAGCATGTCGTTTTTGGTCAGGGAGCACTTCGGGTATCTGCCCGTGAGCTGCTAATCGAGGTGCAAATCAGCGAAAGAGAGATTGCACAGCGCATACGCGAACAGCGGGAGTACGGTTCACGCAATACACTGGATGGCAAACTGAATCCGCAGCAGCGGTATTTATTCGAGAAATGGCGCAGGGGAGAGTGA
- the rlmB gene encoding 23S rRNA (guanosine(2251)-2'-O)-methyltransferase RlmB, producing MEEEYIAGKHSVTEALRAGRSINKIWIAEGSQKNLVQSIMDEAKQRGVIVQYVDKRKLDSFVPGVQHQGVIAQAAPYEYAEVEDILAAAQSKGEAPFILLLDEIEDPHNLGSILRTADCTGVHGVVIPKRRSAGITATVSKTSAGAVEYVPVARVSNLGQTIDRLKEQGVWVVGTDVDTDSNLYQTDIFNGPVAVVIGNEGKGMGRLIREKCDVLVQLPMKGQINSLNASVAAGVVMYEVLRRRQSLG from the coding sequence ATGGAAGAAGAATATATTGCTGGCAAGCATTCGGTGACCGAAGCGCTTCGTGCCGGCAGAAGTATCAACAAAATCTGGATTGCTGAAGGTTCCCAAAAAAATCTGGTGCAGTCGATCATGGACGAAGCCAAACAGCGCGGAGTCATTGTCCAGTATGTGGACAAGCGCAAGCTGGACAGCTTTGTACCGGGTGTACAGCATCAGGGAGTCATTGCCCAGGCGGCTCCATACGAATACGCAGAGGTAGAAGATATTCTCGCAGCTGCGCAGTCCAAGGGAGAAGCACCATTTATTCTGCTGCTGGATGAAATCGAAGATCCGCATAACCTCGGTTCGATCCTTCGTACAGCAGATTGCACTGGTGTACACGGCGTCGTTATTCCAAAACGCCGTTCGGCAGGAATCACAGCGACCGTCTCCAAAACATCCGCAGGTGCTGTAGAATATGTACCGGTAGCACGGGTTAGTAATCTGGGACAGACCATCGATCGCCTCAAGGAACAGGGCGTATGGGTAGTCGGAACCGATGTGGATACGGACAGTAATCTGTATCAGACGGATATTTTCAACGGGCCGGTAGCTGTCGTTATCGGTAATGAAGGCAAAGGCATGGGCCGCTTGATCCGGGAGAAGTGCGATGTACTGGTTCAGCTGCCGATGAAAGGGCAGATTAACTCGCTTAATGCTTCAGTAGCTGCAGGAGTGGTCATGTACGAAGTACTGCGCCGCCGGCAGTCACTCGGTTAG
- a CDS encoding Mini-ribonuclease 3, with product MNPPEHNDMHGWFPFAPSKPAEQLPPLALAYMGDAIHEVAVRQYLISGKNLRPNHLHRLSTGFVSAGAQARMLQHLEPLLTETEANVIRQGRNAKSGTVPKNASVIDYRYATAWECLLGYLYYKGEQARIEELITQGIQHLEQKS from the coding sequence ATGAACCCTCCAGAACATAATGATATGCACGGCTGGTTTCCATTTGCTCCATCCAAGCCGGCAGAGCAGCTACCGCCGCTGGCTCTTGCCTATATGGGTGATGCCATTCACGAAGTGGCAGTAAGACAGTATCTAATTTCCGGAAAAAACTTGCGTCCCAACCATCTGCACCGTCTGTCGACCGGATTCGTATCGGCAGGCGCGCAGGCACGGATGCTTCAGCATCTGGAGCCTTTGCTGACAGAGACCGAAGCGAATGTTATACGGCAGGGGCGCAATGCCAAATCCGGTACCGTACCCAAAAATGCCAGTGTGATCGATTATCGGTATGCAACGGCATGGGAATGTCTGCTCGGATACCTGTATTACAAAGGAGAGCAGGCACGTATTGAAGAGCTGATTACCCAGGGGATTCAGCATCTGGAGCAAAAGTCGTAG